CAAAATGGTGGCATCAATGGTGTGCCACTACAGGTAAAAATCGTCAACGATGAGAATGATCCAGAGATTGTGAAGCAGGTGGCGACAGAGTTGGTCAAAGACCCAAGCATCCTTGCGGTGGTAGGACATAACGCCAGCAATGCTTCTTTGGTTGCGGCTCCCGTCTACCAACAGGGACAATTGGTGATGGTGACTCCGACTAGCTTTGCTAATAATCTCTCTGGGTTTGGCAGTTATATCTTTCGTGCTGTTCCCACGATTCGACTCATGGCGGAACCCTTAGCTCAACAGGTAGTTGATACCGCTCGCAAGACCAACATTGCTGTGTGCTACGACTCTCAAGCTCCAGACAATGTCTCATTTAAAGATGAGTTTGTGGCAGCGCTGGTGGCTAAGGGTGGCAAGCTAGTACCGACGGTCTGTGATTTCTCTAATCCTACTTTTAACCCCGCCACTGCGATCGCCCAAGCGGTGAGTAGTGGAGCAGATGGGCTATTAATTTCTCCTCATATTGATCGACTCGATCGCGCCATTGATCTCGCTAGGGCCAATCAGGGCAAGCTGGCTTTATTCGGTAGCCCCACTCTCTATACCATCAAAACATTGCAATCTGGACAGAACGATGTCAATGGCTTAGTCCTGCCTGTTCCTTGGCATCCGACTGTTTTTGCCGACCAGCCATTTGGAATCAATGCGAAATATCGCTGGGGAGGAGCGGTCAACTGGCGTACAGCAATGACCTATGATGCTAGTCGCGCCATCATCAAGGGTTTAGAACAGGATGAAACTCGGAGTGGCTTGCAGAATGTTTTGCGGAGTCCAAGTTTCTCAGCCTCTGGATCGGGAAATCCGGTGAAGTTTTTGCCATCGGGCGATCGCTTAGGCCAAGCAGTTTTGGTGCAAGTCCAACCTAGCGGCTCTGGCTATGATTTTGTACCCATTCGTCCGTAAATGTTGTGGTTAGTGAAGTGGTAGGAGATTGAAATTTTGCCCTTTGATTACTCAAGTAGGTTGTGGGGTTGTGAAGATGAAGGCTTCTTCAGAGACCGAGAGCTAAAACCGCTTCGTCAACAGGGTCCACACTGCGTTGCGACATCGTTAGCAATTGTGACTGGCTCTACTCCGGAGAACTTCCAAGGGAGCATCAACACTCAAGATCCGGTTTCTTGGTCTAAGGCGTTACGCTCTTGGAACATGAAGCTAGCCTACTGCCCCACTGATGTCAGGCGGGTGGCCTTCTACCTGCCAGAGTTAATAAAGCTGGATGATCTGTTCACCATCAGTTACTACCTGGCAAGAGATAGCGGCAACATTTTGGCAGATCCTAATGAGCAGGGATGGGTTTGTAGTTCTCATGTGGTGGTGCTACATCGGGGTCACGTCTTCGACCCCGCATCCGGAACGAGGACAGATGCCTTGGCACATCATCTGAATAATTGCCATACGAAGCGGATCTTTAGAGTTGTTCCTGTCAATCATCCGCGTGGACTATAGCTTCATGCCCAAACGAGTGCTCTAACATCTTTACCCACATCAGCTTGCATGATTCATCCCATTCTCGACTCCACTAACCGCATGGATGAAATCGATCAACAACTGCGCCAATTAGTGATAGCCGCTTGTGGGCAGCCGCGAGGTAGCCTGGAGCGTCAACGAGCCTTGAACCAACTGATTTGGCAAATTCAGCGCTCTGGCAAATTACTACGAGGCGTGGGTGTTCCTGACTATGAAGATGCGCTTCAGCAAACCTGGCTCTACTGCTGCCGCAATCTCTGTGAAGCGCTGACTGGCAATGCTTACGATCCGGAGCTAGCCAGTGTGATTACTTGGCTAAATGCCTATCTCAAGCGACGGTTGAGCGATCGCCAGCGGGAAGTGTTTCAACAACAGGCAGAACGGGCGTTTGGTCAAGTTGCGGAGACGGGAGAACTGCTCAATCCTATCGACAACCTCCCTGCTCCTGCCAGTCCCCCTCCGATTTTAGAAGAGATTCGGGAATGGGTAGAGCGAGAAGGTAGACAACTCCGGCGAATTCATGTGCGCGATCGCCCCGATATTAACTGCGAAGTGTTGATTCTGCGCCGCTTACCACCAGAGACTTCTTGGGAAGCGCTATCTCAGGAGTTTGGTGTGGCGATCGCCACTTTGAGCAACTTTTACCAACGAGAATGTTTTCCTCGCCTGCTCAAGTTTGGGCAAGCCCAAGGCTATTTAGATTCATAGATGATTCATAGATTGGCTCAGCATCGTTTCGATTGCCGCATTCAACTCTCTTACCCATGATTGACTTCACCCAAGACTTAACCATTACACTGCCAATTCCTGCCTCTGCTCGTCAGGTGGCGCAACAGTTTGCTCAAGTCCAACCGACTCTCGAGAAAGCGGCGCAGGTTTATCGCAACACACTGGCTGTACTGGTGATGCGAGATTATTTACAAATGCTCGATATGCCTACCCATCTGGAGGCAAGCTATAGCTGGAATCCGATCGCTCGTCTCTGTGCGGATGTAGCTGACCTGGAAATAGTGGGAGTGGGGCGTTTGGAATGCCGTTCTATTCAAGTGGGCGATCGCACTTGCTCAGTTCCGCCGGAGGTATGGCAAGACCGTATTGGTTATGTAGTGGTGCAGTTGGATGAAACTTGTCGCACTGGCACCTTATTGGGATTTACCCCCACTGTCACGACTGCCATGCTGCCACTGACACAACTGCAATCCTTAGACGCTTTACTGTTGTGCTTGCATCAGCCTGCTCCAGCTGTCGTGCAATTGGGCCAGTGGTTTTATCAAATTTTTGAACCGGAATGGCAAGCGATCGCAGCTTGGCTAGAGAACCGAGACACCAGTTATGCAATGGCTTTTCGAGCTAAACAGGTAAAAGGCATGACCATCGATACGCCGGAAGCAGTGAAACACTTAGTTGAGCAGTTATACGCTAATCAGGCTGAGCAGGAAACAGAACATTCCACCCAAGGTGCCGCTAGTCTGGGTGTTATTCCTGCTTTGACCCAACTGCTGCAAACCACGCAAGACGAAGAAATTCGGTGGACTGCGGCTGAGCTGTTGTGGACGCTGGAGCCTGACCATCCTGCCGCTGGGGTTAGACGCATTACAGACTTGGGGATTCAATTAGCGGGCCATACGATCGCCTTAATGGTAGCAATCTTGCCCAAACTAGAACAAAAAGTGGCAGTACTCTTGCGGGTTTACCCAATGGTAGGTCAAGCTTATTTACCACCCGAATTGCAATTGGTCGGCTTAGATGCTGAAGGACAAGCGTTTTTGACCACCCAAGCTAGACGCAAAGATGATTACATTCAGTTGAAATTTACCGCTGACCTAGGAGAACGATTTAGTGTGAGAATTGCTCTAGAGTCAGCTAGCATCGTGGAAAATTTTGTGGTTTAGCCTTGTTTAGCGGGCGATCGTAAGACGGAAAAAAGATTGTGAGTAAGTTGGTCGTCTTCAAGTTTGGTGAGGGCAGTTTTGCACAGGGTTTTCCTGTGACGCTGCAAATTGGAGAAGAGGGCCAGCCGTCTGCGATCGAGGTCAGAGGAAGGTTTCCATCTGCTCCAGATATCCCTCAGTTATATCAGCACTGGCAAAAGGTTTACTATCGACTGGGGGGCATGCGGATTGAAGTTCCTCCTGCCCAAGTCACCAATGTCTCCACCGTGACCGAGTGCGACCAAGCCGCTCAAAAGCTGCGAGCCAGTTTAATCCACTGGTGGAGCCAAGCCAGTGTACGGGATTTGCGCGAACAGGTTCAAGAAGAAGTACAGCGCCATGAAACAGCACGGGTGATTGTGCAGACGCAAGATCTCCTTTTACGCAAACTTCCTTGGCATCTCTGGGCTTTATTTGAACGTCGTCCTGGCGCTGAAATGGCTCTCTGCGCTGATTATGCTCCTGCTTCTCCACCGCTCAAAAGCCCAGTCAAAATTTTGGCGGTACTGGGTAACAGTGAAGGCATTGATGTCCAAGCCGATCGCGCCGTCCTAGAGCAGTTGCCAGGAGCCAGGGTGACGTTGCTAGAGAAACCCCGCCGCCAGCAACTCAGTGAACAGTTGTGGAGTCAGCCGTGGGACATTCTGTTTTTTGCAGGACATAGTTCTAGTGAGGAACGGGGACAAATCCAAATTAATGACATCGAAACGCTCTCCCTCGATCAGCTCCGTTATGCGTTAAAGGCAGCAGTCCGTAACAATCTGAAGCTAGCCATTTTTAACTCTTGCGATGGCTTAGAACTGGCTCGACATCTGGCAGATTTAGGCATTCCGCAGGTAATTGTGATGCGAGAACCTGTGCCCGATCCAGTAGCTCAGGCATTCTTGCGCTATTTCTTGCAAGCTTTTGCCCAAGGTCAGTCGTTATATTTGTCAGTGCGGCAAGCGAGAGAACAGCTACAAGGAATGGAAGGAGACTTTCCCTGTGCTTCTTGGTTGCCTGTCCTCTGCCAAAATCCGGTGGAGTCCCCTTTAGCGTGGCCTGTGGTCAGGAAGCCCTATCGTCTTGCCAAAACGCTGTTGGGAGGGGCGATCGCGGCTCTTTGCACTGGAATGTTGCAGCCGACTCCACCCTTGCCAACACCTTGGGCCAACCGCATCAGCTTGGGAGACAAAATCTTAGTCCGGGCGATCGCCACTCCAGCGAAGGAAGCAGGTGTTAAGGCATTTCGCACTCAACAATTCGGCCAGGCTGCGAAGCAGTTTCAAGCCTCTCTAGAGCAACAACATAACGATCCAGAAACCTTAATCTACTTAAATAATGCTCGCATCGCTAACCAAGCAGTGGTGAGGATTGTAGTTAGCGTACCGATTGGTAGCAACCTGAATGTCGCTCAAGAGATTCTTCGGGGAGTGGCGCAAGCTCAAGACGAGATCAATCGCCAGGGAGGTCTGCGGGGACAACTCTTGCAGGTAGCGATCGCAGATGATGAGAACCAACCAGCGATCGCTCGTCAGATTGCCACAGCGCTGGTGCAAGATACACAGACCCTAGCCGTGGTGGGGCATAACGCCAGTGATGCCTCTGTCGCTGCTGCGCCTATTTATGACGAGGGAGAATTGGTGATGCTCTCCCCTACAAGTTTTTCAGACAAGCTCTCTTCGAGCGGCAAATATATTTTTCGTATGGTGCCCAGCATTCGCTTCATTGCCGACGCCCTGGCCCGCTATGCCATTAAAACCGACTATAAAGCCAAGATTGCTATCTGTTCGGATACGGCTGCGGTAGACAACGAATCTTTTCGCAATCAATTCACGGCAGCAGTTTTTGCCGATGGTGGGCAGTTTATCAATGTGACCTGCGACTTCTCCGCCCCTGATTTCAATGCGGAAAGTGCGATCGCGACCATCATTAGTAGTGGCGCTGACAGCATCCTCCTAGCTCCCCATGTCGATCGGATTAACAAGGCAGTGGAGATGGCGCGAGCCAACCAAGGGCGTTTAACGTTGCTTGGCAGTCCCACGCTGTATACGGCTCAAACGTTGCAAGCGGGGCAAAGTACAGTCAGTGGCTTGGTGTTGCCTGTGCCTTGGCATCCTACATTTTTAGCCAACAAAGCTTTCCTCCGCGAAGCGCAGCAACTTTGGGGTGGCTCAGTGAACTGGCGTACTGCTATGTCCTATGATGCGACCCAAACTGTGTTTATGGGATTGCAACAACAACCTACTCGCAAAGGTTTAAGAGATACCCTCAGAAGTCCAGATTTCCTGGCTGAGGGAGCCAGCGGCAAGATTCAATTCTTACCTTCCGGAGAACGCAGAATTGTCCCAGGAATCGGTGTACTCGTGAAAGTACAACCCAGCACCAAAGCTCCTCTCCGATATGAGTTTGCCCTTCTTAAGCCATAAATCGGGCCTTAATTTCTACCTGGGAAGAACCTGAAGCTGGCTGGCATAGACGGAGCAGGTCTCAGGTTAGTCATTTATCATGAAGTAAGGTAAAGCGTATCTCAAAAAGTAGAGTTAAAACTCATGGCGTTATTCGGATTTGGTAAAAAGCTGAGCTTACCTACGCCAGCAGAAGCCTTGCCAGGACGGGCAGAACCCATGTCGGTTCCGGAAAAGCACTTTGTTAATGGCAACCCCTTGCAGCCTCCTTACCCTGCTGGGCTAGAAATGGCGATGTTTGGTATGGGATGCTTCTGGGGCGCAGAGCGGAAGTTTTGGCAGCTACCGGGTGTGTTCACGACTGCTGTGGGCTATGCTGCTGGCGTGACCCCCAATCCCACTTACCAAGAAGTTTGCTCTGGCATGACTGGGCACAATGAAGTGGTGCAAGTAGTGTTTGATCCCAAGCAAATCAGCTATGAGGCTTTGCTGAAAGCATTTTGGGAGAACCACAATCCCACCCAAGGCATGCGCCAAGGCAATGATTCTGGAACTCAATACCGCTCTGGAATCTATGCGTATTCGGAGCAGCAACGTAAATTGGCCGAAACTTCGCGGGATGCTTACCAACTAGGCTTAAGCAAAGCAGGCTATGGAACCATCACGACGGAGATTATTGAGGCTCCAGAGTTCTACTACGCAGAAAGCTACCATCAACAATACTTAGCGAAAAACCCTAACGGTTACTGCGGCTTGGGTGGGACTAATGTCTGCTTGCCAGACGTGATTCAAGCTTAGGGCAAGACTCTAAAGTTTTACGCAGTTTTGCGATCGCTGGCAGCACCAACCCTGCCAGCTTTGTTATTTTATGTACTCAATTTGTTGGTGCGATCGCTCATTCTTCTAGGAAAGCTCCGGAGGCAGGTGCCCCCAGAAGTTTAGTGCTATTCCCAGCCCAGAGGCGGTTCAATTAAAGTTTGGTCAGACTTACCAACCGTTGCTCCTGGCTTATCCACTATTTTGACTGTAGTCGCCTGTGGCCCTTCTTCTCCATCTTCCACAAAGAAACGTACACCTGTGCCAATTTCCAGACGATCGAAATCGTCGTGGAGGACGCTATTACGGTGGAAGTAGATGTCCTGACCGTCCAAAGTCTTGATAAAGCCGTATCCTTCCTCACGAAAGATTTTGTTAACTAAGGCAGTAGTCTCATAGGCTTCTTGGTTTTGAGACTTATCACTTTCGTGCTGGCGTTTGGTGAGTTTGCTCAACTGGCGACGAGCAGCGCTGAAAGCGTCCCGAATCACAGTATCGAGTTCAACGTATTGTGTTTCTTCCCCAGGGTTGGAGTCAGCGACCAGCTCATGACCAGGAGGTACGGTCATATCAATCCGGACTCGGTAAGGAGAACCGCTGCGGGGGCGATCGTGAATTTTTTCTACAGCAATATGGCAACTACTGATGTGATCGCAAACTTCTTCTAACTTGGCAACTTTTTCATGAATGAGAGCATCGATCGCGGCTGTTTTTTCAACATCACGATAGGTAACTTCTAAAGGAACTTTCATATTTGTCTCTCCAATGATTAGGCATTTTTAGTTCGAACAGAAACTAAAGTCCTCCTGAATCGGGGAGGACTCTGATGCCTGCAACAACTAGAAATGCTCAGAAATTAATTTGACCTCAGGTGACTGACATCGCTTCCACAGCAGCGTGGGTGTAACGAATAAAGTTAGCTGGGTCAAACTCAGTAAAAGCAGGGCTAAAGCTAGATTTGAAACACTACTTCCGATCATGCTATGCGGCGATCGCAGCAACGGATTCTATCGCAATACAGAAATCAAAATTCAGTGGTGTCTCTAAGGGCTTAGGCAGCTTGACTGAGGTTTTTGCGGGGCTGAGTGCTAAGTGGAACCGTCTCAAATTTCAACGGGCGATCGCATCTCTCCAACTCAGCCGCTTTCAGTTCTACTTACAGCAAGCTCAAGCTGTGTTGCTCTAGCCAGTCAAAGATTTGATCTAGTTGGCTTAAAGTCACCAAGCCATACTGCCAAAGCATCATCGGTAAAAGGTTTGGAGATTCTGAGTGTTGCCAAGCTAGCATGACAGCAGCGGCTGGAATCGCCAAGTCCTCTTGCAAAAACCGGATGAATGATTGATTTCTAGCTTCCATCGTCCTCACCCTGTGGTTGGTTTGCAGTTAGGAGGTTTCTGGCAAAGAATTTACCCAAGTCTTAAGATCGATGTCATCCTCCTAAAAACAAGGAGCAAGCGTTTGGAAAGCCTCAATTGTTCTGAAACCTCACTCACTGCTTCTCAAATTGACGATCTATGTTTGGCAGCCTCCAAAATGAGCGGGGCGGCTCGTCGGAGCTATCAAGCGCAGATGACGTTGAAGTATTGTGACGGGAATGCTCGCATGGCTGAGCGTGTGTTTGGGTGGGGCCGAAACAATATCGAAGTGGGATTAGCAGAACAGCGCAGTGGCATCATTTGTGTCGGCGCTCAAGCGGGCTATAGCGGGAGCAAACGATGGGAGGAGAAGCCCTCTGAAGTGGCAGCAGCGTTACGAGCACTGGCAGAAGCGCAGGCTCAACAAGACCCAACGTTTGAAAGCTCAGTCGCTTACACCCGATTAACGGCTCAGCAAGCATTAGCACAACTACGCCAGCAGGGATTTGCTCCAGAGCAGTTGCCAGTGCCTAGTACAATGGCCGTGATTCTCAATCGGATGGGATACCGATTGCAACCCGTGGTGAAGGCGAAACCCCAAAAAACTTCCCGAAACAGACGCCATCTTTGACAACATCAGCGCGAAAGATTCCGGTTCAAACAGCGGTCGTGTCAAACGATTAAGCATTGACTGCAAAGCGACGGTTGCCATTGGGGAATATTCACGAGGTGGAAAAACCAGGGGCAATATCAAGGCGAGTGATCATGATATGGGCTGTGAGGAAAAATATATTCCCTGTGGCATTGTGGATGAGGACAGTGGACAATTGCATATCTCCTTTGGTAGTTCCTACAAAACGAGTGATTTCATTGTCGATACGCTTGAAAATTGGTGGAATGGACTGTCTAGCACTCAGCAAGCAAAGACTAAACGCTTGCAACTGAAAGTAGATAACGGAGCGGAAAGTAGCGGGATTCGGACCCAATTCCTCAAGCGGATGGTCAAGTTTTCAGACCAAATTGGCAAGCCCATTCAGTTGCTTTATTACCCGCCATATCACAGCAAATACAATCCAATTGAACGATGTTGGGGAATTTTGGAACAACATTGGAACGGCACTCAATTGAAGGATGCAGAGACGATGCTGCAATGGGCGCGAAGTATGACTTGGAAAGGGATTCATCCCATCATTCAATTGAACCAAAAGTCTTACTTAAAGGGAATCTCCCTTAGCAAAATGGAGATGCAAAGAATCGAAAATAGACTGGAACGCAATCCTGATTTACCGAAATGGGATATCCTGATTCGACCCGTTAGTGGGTAAACTCATTCTTGGAAATCTCCTTACATCTCTGCCGACAATTCGTTTACGACTTGTACTCGATGCTGTTTCAAAGCATGAAGTAAACGGTCAATCGTGCGTTGCTCCTCTTCGCTCATCTCGTCGCTTAGAAGGGCTGCCAGGATTCCATAGCGATCGGCTAAGGTGATCTTGCCAGAGCTGCTGACCTGAGCAAACAGTTCG
This region of Trichocoleus desertorum NBK24 genomic DNA includes:
- a CDS encoding sigma-70 family RNA polymerase sigma factor; this encodes MIHPILDSTNRMDEIDQQLRQLVIAACGQPRGSLERQRALNQLIWQIQRSGKLLRGVGVPDYEDALQQTWLYCCRNLCEALTGNAYDPELASVITWLNAYLKRRLSDRQREVFQQQAERAFGQVAETGELLNPIDNLPAPASPPPILEEIREWVEREGRQLRRIHVRDRPDINCEVLILRRLPPETSWEALSQEFGVAIATLSNFYQRECFPRLLKFGQAQGYLDS
- the msrA gene encoding peptide-methionine (S)-S-oxide reductase MsrA, with product MALFGFGKKLSLPTPAEALPGRAEPMSVPEKHFVNGNPLQPPYPAGLEMAMFGMGCFWGAERKFWQLPGVFTTAVGYAAGVTPNPTYQEVCSGMTGHNEVVQVVFDPKQISYEALLKAFWENHNPTQGMRQGNDSGTQYRSGIYAYSEQQRKLAETSRDAYQLGLSKAGYGTITTEIIEAPEFYYAESYHQQYLAKNPNGYCGLGGTNVCLPDVIQA
- a CDS encoding DUF1822 family protein, translated to MIDFTQDLTITLPIPASARQVAQQFAQVQPTLEKAAQVYRNTLAVLVMRDYLQMLDMPTHLEASYSWNPIARLCADVADLEIVGVGRLECRSIQVGDRTCSVPPEVWQDRIGYVVVQLDETCRTGTLLGFTPTVTTAMLPLTQLQSLDALLLCLHQPAPAVVQLGQWFYQIFEPEWQAIAAWLENRDTSYAMAFRAKQVKGMTIDTPEAVKHLVEQLYANQAEQETEHSTQGAASLGVIPALTQLLQTTQDEEIRWTAAELLWTLEPDHPAAGVRRITDLGIQLAGHTIALMVAILPKLEQKVAVLLRVYPMVGQAYLPPELQLVGLDAEGQAFLTTQARRKDDYIQLKFTADLGERFSVRIALESASIVENFVV
- a CDS encoding HPF/RaiA family ribosome-associated protein; translated protein: MKVPLEVTYRDVEKTAAIDALIHEKVAKLEEVCDHISSCHIAVEKIHDRPRSGSPYRVRIDMTVPPGHELVADSNPGEETQYVELDTVIRDAFSAARRQLSKLTKRQHESDKSQNQEAYETTALVNKIFREEGYGFIKTLDGQDIYFHRNSVLHDDFDRLEIGTGVRFFVEDGEEGPQATTVKIVDKPGATVGKSDQTLIEPPLGWE
- a CDS encoding ABC transporter substrate-binding protein, with the translated sequence MTSAQKRTSTSVRPKASIPPIVLLLMGLGLVTGISWLKGNIFSQSSKSLNTGSLKDRISLGNKLLIEADATPEKRAGIAAFAKGDFEGAIAQFEASLQKRQNDPETLIYWNNARISKSALRMRIAVSVPIGSNLNVAQEMLRGVAQAQDEVNQNGGINGVPLQVKIVNDENDPEIVKQVATELVKDPSILAVVGHNASNASLVAAPVYQQGQLVMVTPTSFANNLSGFGSYIFRAVPTIRLMAEPLAQQVVDTARKTNIAVCYDSQAPDNVSFKDEFVAALVAKGGKLVPTVCDFSNPTFNPATAIAQAVSSGADGLLISPHIDRLDRAIDLARANQGKLALFGSPTLYTIKTLQSGQNDVNGLVLPVPWHPTVFADQPFGINAKYRWGGAVNWRTAMTYDASRAIIKGLEQDETRSGLQNVLRSPSFSASGSGNPVKFLPSGDRLGQAVLVQVQPSGSGYDFVPIRP
- a CDS encoding ABC transporter substrate-binding protein codes for the protein MSKLVVFKFGEGSFAQGFPVTLQIGEEGQPSAIEVRGRFPSAPDIPQLYQHWQKVYYRLGGMRIEVPPAQVTNVSTVTECDQAAQKLRASLIHWWSQASVRDLREQVQEEVQRHETARVIVQTQDLLLRKLPWHLWALFERRPGAEMALCADYAPASPPLKSPVKILAVLGNSEGIDVQADRAVLEQLPGARVTLLEKPRRQQLSEQLWSQPWDILFFAGHSSSEERGQIQINDIETLSLDQLRYALKAAVRNNLKLAIFNSCDGLELARHLADLGIPQVIVMREPVPDPVAQAFLRYFLQAFAQGQSLYLSVRQAREQLQGMEGDFPCASWLPVLCQNPVESPLAWPVVRKPYRLAKTLLGGAIAALCTGMLQPTPPLPTPWANRISLGDKILVRAIATPAKEAGVKAFRTQQFGQAAKQFQASLEQQHNDPETLIYLNNARIANQAVVRIVVSVPIGSNLNVAQEILRGVAQAQDEINRQGGLRGQLLQVAIADDENQPAIARQIATALVQDTQTLAVVGHNASDASVAAAPIYDEGELVMLSPTSFSDKLSSSGKYIFRMVPSIRFIADALARYAIKTDYKAKIAICSDTAAVDNESFRNQFTAAVFADGGQFINVTCDFSAPDFNAESAIATIISSGADSILLAPHVDRINKAVEMARANQGRLTLLGSPTLYTAQTLQAGQSTVSGLVLPVPWHPTFLANKAFLREAQQLWGGSVNWRTAMSYDATQTVFMGLQQQPTRKGLRDTLRSPDFLAEGASGKIQFLPSGERRIVPGIGVLVKVQPSTKAPLRYEFALLKP
- a CDS encoding DUF2949 domain-containing protein yields the protein MEARNQSFIRFLQEDLAIPAAAVMLAWQHSESPNLLPMMLWQYGLVTLSQLDQIFDWLEQHSLSLL